The Nitrosopumilus sp. genome includes a window with the following:
- a CDS encoding TATA-box-binding protein, whose product MPQTKPIISVENVVASADVMQKMDLNEITKTFPDVEYHPDQFPGLVFRLKTPKTATLIFTSGKMVCTGSKSEEMARKAVKTVVQKLRKGGIKVKKDAVVTIQNIVASINLGGKIHLEQAARTLPRSMYEPEQFPGLIHRMLDPKTVILLFSSGKLVCTGAKQEPDVYRSVNNLHALLEEKDLMIYD is encoded by the coding sequence ATGCCACAAACAAAACCTATCATAAGCGTGGAAAATGTTGTAGCATCCGCAGACGTTATGCAAAAAATGGATTTGAATGAAATTACAAAAACATTTCCAGATGTGGAGTATCATCCAGATCAATTTCCAGGACTGGTTTTTCGACTAAAAACTCCAAAAACGGCAACATTGATCTTCACATCAGGTAAAATGGTATGTACAGGCTCCAAATCTGAAGAAATGGCAAGAAAAGCAGTGAAAACAGTTGTGCAGAAACTCAGAAAAGGAGGCATCAAAGTAAAAAAAGACGCAGTAGTTACAATTCAAAACATTGTAGCTTCAATCAATTTAGGTGGAAAGATTCACTTAGAGCAAGCAGCAAGAACATTGCCACGAAGCATGTATGAACCAGAACAGTTTCCGGGACTAATTCATAGAATGCTAGACCCAAAAACAGTAATTTTGTTATTTTCATCAGGGAAACTTGTTTGTACAGGTGCTAAACAAGAACCAGATGTATATAGATCAGTAAATAATTTGCATGCGTTACTCGAAGAAAAAGATTTGATGATTTATGACTGA
- a CDS encoding SRPBCC family protein, whose amino-acid sequence MATIEVEVEINASVDKVWDIVSDMDNEPKFWKGTKEVRNISKDANIINREVTIVFRDQKCLQEVKLEPKEKIIVKFTKGIINGEKIIVLMPKGEKTLLRTIWDVKLSGMMGMFTGIIKNHIKSGTEQAMQSIKKEAE is encoded by the coding sequence ATGGCTACAATAGAAGTTGAGGTGGAAATTAATGCCTCAGTAGACAAAGTGTGGGATATTGTTTCAGACATGGATAATGAACCAAAGTTTTGGAAAGGAACAAAAGAAGTTAGAAACATATCCAAAGACGCAAACATCATCAACAGAGAAGTTACAATAGTTTTCAGAGATCAAAAATGCCTACAGGAGGTTAAACTTGAACCAAAAGAAAAGATAATAGTCAAATTTACAAAAGGCATCATAAACGGAGAAAAGATTATTGTGTTAATGCCTAAAGGAGAAAAAACTTTACTTCGTACAATTTGGGATGTCAAATTATCAGGTATGATGGGAATGTTTACAGGAATTATAAAAAATCACATCAAAAGTGGTACAGAACAAGCAATGCAAAGCATCAAAAAAGAAGCAGAGTGA
- a CDS encoding tRNA-binding protein, which translates to MLTISYDDFAKIDIRVAKIIATEPIEGKSRIVKGLIDLGNGDQRDVIIGGAQYYKPEDIVGKTVIVVANLEPKKMAGVESNAMLLAADVDDKPFWLTVTEDVPLGSPIK; encoded by the coding sequence ATGTTGACTATATCGTATGATGACTTTGCAAAGATCGACATTAGAGTTGCAAAAATCATTGCAACTGAACCCATAGAAGGTAAATCCAGGATCGTTAAAGGTCTAATTGATTTGGGAAATGGTGATCAACGTGATGTGATAATTGGTGGTGCACAATACTATAAACCTGAAGATATTGTGGGTAAAACCGTCATTGTTGTTGCAAATCTTGAACCAAAAAAGATGGCGGGAGTTGAATCAAATGCAATGTTACTGGCAGCTGATGTTGATGATAAGCCCTTTTGGTTAACTGTGACAGAAGATGTTCCTCTTGGAAGTCCAATAAAATAA